The Ochrobactrum sp. BTU1 genome includes a region encoding these proteins:
- a CDS encoding WGR domain-containing protein has translation MIERQLELYVEHNDPSRNMARFYAMHISYSLFGEPCLFQQWGRIGTSGQCKLQHFEHEDDAIRTFRDVARKRQAHGYKPRNE, from the coding sequence ATGATCGAACGGCAACTAGAGCTTTACGTTGAACACAATGATCCAAGTCGAAACATGGCGCGCTTTTACGCCATGCATATCTCCTATTCGCTGTTCGGAGAGCCTTGCCTTTTTCAGCAATGGGGAAGGATCGGTACCTCTGGCCAGTGTAAGTTACAACACTTCGAACACGAGGATGATGCAATTCGCACGTTCCGAGATGTTGCAAGAAAGAGGCAAGCCCACGGATACAAGCCAAGGAATGAGTAA
- a CDS encoding RES family NAD+ phosphorylase — protein MKLDPQTVQELALKFRPESYVRVIPVAHMSTPLGMGFGQSRFSSPNQLFRLLYAAYDLATAIAETIVRDRFEGMPDRVLDESEIEEWAVTEVTATAPLILLDLRTTGLLRLGISTDAARAKEHSEGQSLSEAVYSSYAVDGLLYSSRLTAADCVAVYDRAVGGKLVTSPAVELVRQADLISALRSIGVSIRTGR, from the coding sequence GTGAAACTTGATCCCCAAACGGTTCAGGAGCTCGCGCTGAAATTTCGACCAGAATCCTATGTCCGCGTTATCCCCGTAGCGCACATGTCGACGCCGCTTGGCATGGGGTTCGGCCAGTCGCGGTTCTCAAGTCCGAACCAATTGTTCCGTCTACTTTATGCTGCGTATGATCTTGCGACCGCAATCGCAGAGACGATTGTGCGCGATCGCTTCGAGGGGATGCCCGACCGTGTACTTGATGAGAGTGAAATCGAAGAGTGGGCAGTCACCGAGGTGACAGCCACGGCCCCTCTTATCCTTCTCGACCTACGAACGACCGGTCTCCTGAGGCTCGGCATCAGCACTGACGCTGCCCGTGCTAAGGAGCATAGCGAAGGTCAGAGTTTAAGCGAAGCAGTCTATAGCTCCTATGCAGTCGATGGGCTGCTCTATTCCTCGCGCCTTACGGCCGCGGATTGCGTCGCGGTCTATGATCGAGCCGTCGGCGGAAAACTTGTCACCTCTCCTGCTGTCGAATTGGTTAGGCAAGCCGACCTGATATCCGCCCTGCGGTCAATTGGCGTATCGATACGAACTGGGCGGTAA
- a CDS encoding DUF945 domain-containing protein, producing the protein MTICTDTARFDNARAMREDEMFKIAPSVFALTAHESRSHRFQPIPTIQILRALTKEGFVPVGAKQSRSRIEGKAEFTKHLIRLRRIDDGNSYSVGDNICEILLKNANDGTSAYELMAGLFRIRCMNSLVAQVGTIEAIKVRHSGDVTGKVIEGTYSVLNEAEKVLAAPQDWSTIHLNRDEQTIFADAAHMLRFGNAEGVTHTPITPAQLLIPRRHDDKANDLWTVFNTVQENCIKGGLRGMSRDACGRPRRVKSRAVNGIDQDIRLNKALWTLSEKMAELKA; encoded by the coding sequence ATGACTATCTGCACTGATACAGCCCGTTTCGACAATGCCCGCGCGATGCGTGAGGACGAAATGTTTAAAATTGCACCGTCTGTTTTTGCCCTCACTGCCCATGAAAGCCGCTCACACCGCTTTCAGCCAATTCCGACAATCCAAATCCTGCGTGCGCTCACAAAAGAGGGCTTTGTGCCGGTCGGAGCAAAGCAATCGCGCAGTCGGATTGAAGGCAAAGCCGAGTTTACCAAACACCTCATTCGCCTGCGCCGTATCGATGACGGTAATAGCTACAGCGTCGGTGACAATATCTGTGAAATCCTTCTCAAGAACGCCAATGACGGAACAAGCGCTTATGAATTGATGGCAGGGCTGTTTCGCATTCGCTGCATGAATTCACTTGTGGCCCAAGTGGGCACAATTGAAGCGATCAAGGTTCGCCATTCAGGCGATGTGACGGGCAAGGTGATAGAGGGCACATATAGCGTATTAAATGAAGCCGAAAAGGTTCTCGCCGCCCCGCAGGACTGGTCAACTATTCATTTGAACCGAGATGAGCAGACGATCTTTGCCGATGCCGCCCACATGCTGCGTTTTGGCAATGCAGAGGGCGTAACCCATACACCCATCACACCCGCTCAACTTCTCATCCCGCGCCGCCATGATGACAAGGCAAACGATCTGTGGACGGTTTTTAACACTGTGCAAGAAAACTGCATAAAGGGCGGATTGCGTGGCATGAGCCGTGATGCATGCGGCCGCCCGCGCCGTGTGAAGTCCCGCGCCGTCAATGGCATCGATCAGGATATCAGGCTGAACAAAGCACTGTGGACGCTTTCGGAGAAAATGGCCGAACTCAAAGCCTGA
- a CDS encoding WGR domain-containing protein — protein MNQSALIDSKVSLDAEDVFNDVDEMIERQLELYVEHNDPNRTMARFYAMHISYSLFGEPCLFRQWGRIGTSGQDKLGHFEHEADAIRTFLDVVKKKQARGYTPRNGESCNVVKAF, from the coding sequence ATGAATCAATCCGCCCTGATTGATTCAAAAGTCTCATTAGACGCAGAGGATGTTTTCAACGACGTTGATGAAATGATCGAGCGGCAATTAGAGCTTTACGTTGAACACAATGACCCAAATCGAACCATGGCGCGCTTTTACGCCATGCATATCTCCTATTCTCTGTTCGGAGAGCCATGCCTTTTTCGCCAATGGGGAAGGATCGGCACGTCTGGACAGGATAAACTTGGACACTTCGAACACGAGGCCGACGCGATCAGAACGTTCCTGGATGTTGTCAAGAAAAAGCAAGCCCGCGGCTACACGCCGAGAAACGGTGAAAGCTGCAATGTTGTGAAAGCCTTTTAG
- a CDS encoding type II toxin-antitoxin system RelE/ParE family toxin translates to MIKSWANAATERLAQTGKSKFTGLDVDLALERLSALHAASALSDLSPLKSLNLHPLKGNRKGQWAMNINGPWRICFRFKDGHAFDVEIIDYH, encoded by the coding sequence ATGATTAAGTCATGGGCGAACGCAGCAACGGAACGTCTGGCACAAACCGGCAAAAGCAAATTTACAGGCCTGGATGTTGATCTTGCATTAGAAAGACTATCAGCCTTGCATGCGGCCAGCGCCTTGAGTGATCTTAGTCCTTTGAAGTCGTTGAACCTTCATCCATTGAAGGGCAACCGAAAAGGGCAGTGGGCTATGAATATCAATGGCCCTTGGCGCATATGCTTCCGGTTTAAGGACGGCCATGCGTTTGATGTTGAAATTATTGATTATCATTGA
- a CDS encoding HigA family addiction module antidote protein produces MLVVHPGRILKRELETREMSANKLALALRLPSSRIIDILNGKRGISPETALRLARYFGNSAQFWLNLQTAYELSIAERDIGERVAAEVIPAQAA; encoded by the coding sequence ATGCTCGTTGTACATCCCGGACGCATCTTAAAGAGAGAACTGGAAACGCGGGAAATGTCGGCCAATAAGCTTGCACTGGCTTTGCGCCTCCCATCCAGCCGCATTATTGATATTCTCAATGGCAAGCGCGGGATTTCGCCGGAAACAGCTTTGCGGCTGGCGCGTTATTTTGGAAACAGCGCGCAATTCTGGCTCAATCTGCAAACCGCTTATGAGCTTTCCATTGCCGAGCGTGACATAGGCGAACGGGTGGCCGCCGAGGTCATACCGGCACAAGCGGCTTAA
- a CDS encoding DUF945 domain-containing protein, whose protein sequence is MTICTDTARFDNARAMREDEMLKTAPSVFALTAHESRSPRFQPIPTIEILRALTKEGFVPVGAKQSRSRIEGKAEFTKHLIRLRRIDDGNSYSVGDNICEILLKNANDGTSAYELMAGLFRIRCMNSLVAQVGTIEAIKVRHSGDVTGKVIEGTYSVLNEAEKVLAAPQDWSTIHLNRDEQTIFADAAHMLRFGNAEGVTHTPITPAQLLIPRRHDDKANDLWTVFNTVQENCLKGGLRGISRDACGRPRRVKSRAVNGIDQDIRLNKALWTLSQKMAELKA, encoded by the coding sequence ATGACTATCTGCACTGATACGGCCCGTTTCGATAATGCCCGCGCGATGCGTGAGGACGAAATGTTGAAAACTGCACCGTCTGTTTTTGCCCTCACTGCCCATGAAAGCCGCTCACCCCGCTTTCAGCCAATTCCGACAATCGAAATCCTGCGTGCGCTCACCAAAGAGGGTTTTGTGCCGGTCGGAGCAAAGCAATCGCGCAGTCGGATTGAAGGCAAAGCCGAGTTTACCAAACACCTCATTCGCCTGCGCCGTATCGATGACGGTAATAGCTACAGCGTCGGTGACAATATCTGTGAAATCCTTCTCAAGAACGCCAATGACGGAACAAGCGCTTATGAATTGATGGCAGGGCTGTTTCGCATTCGCTGCATGAATTCACTTGTGGCCCAAGTGGGCACAATTGAAGCGATCAAGGTTCGCCATTCAGGCGATGTGACGGGCAAGGTGATAGAGGGCACATATAGCGTATTAAATGAAGCCGAAAAGGTTCTCGCCGCCCCGCAGGACTGGTCAACTATTCATTTGAACCGAGATGAGCAGACGATCTTTGCCGATGCCGCCCACATGCTGCGTTTTGGCAATGCAGAGGGCGTAACCCATACACCCATCACACCCGCTCAACTTCTCATCCCGCGCCGCCATGATGACAAGGCAAACGATCTGTGGACGGTTTTTAACACTGTGCAAGAAAACTGCTTAAAGGGCGGATTACGTGGCATTAGCCGTGATGCATGCGGCCGCCCGCGCCGTGTTAAATCCCGTGCTGTTAATGGCATCGATCAGGATATCAGGCTGAACAAAGCACTGTGGACGCTGTCGCAGAAGATGGCGGAGCTCAAAGCGTAA
- a CDS encoding helix-turn-helix domain-containing protein, whose protein sequence is MNIQIIKTPKGEELALLPKAELDRLIEALEDKEDIEDIRRIEARIASGEDELIPSDIVDRLLDGENKIKVWREYRGMTGKALADAAGMSAPYLSQIESGAREGSLDALKKLAEALKVTIDELV, encoded by the coding sequence ATGAATATTCAGATTATCAAAACCCCGAAGGGAGAAGAACTCGCTCTCCTTCCAAAGGCCGAACTTGACAGGCTGATTGAGGCTCTTGAAGACAAAGAAGATATCGAAGATATCCGGCGGATAGAAGCGCGCATTGCTTCCGGCGAAGATGAATTGATCCCTTCCGATATAGTTGACCGTCTTCTTGATGGCGAGAACAAGATCAAGGTCTGGCGTGAATATCGCGGCATGACGGGGAAGGCGCTCGCCGATGCTGCCGGTATGAGCGCCCCTTATCTCTCGCAGATTGAAAGTGGTGCTCGCGAAGGCTCGCTCGATGCTTTGAAGAAGCTTGCCGAAGCACTCAAAGTCACTATCGATGAATTGGTCTAA
- a CDS encoding DUF982 domain-containing protein, translated as MHDRDLIYEIAWKACCDAHDCIKPIEAAESAIRGFAKKRGILEEPEVAIPWMKGKTPGGGRVQA; from the coding sequence GTGCACGATCGTGATCTGATTTATGAGATAGCTTGGAAAGCGTGCTGCGATGCTCACGACTGTATCAAACCAATTGAAGCAGCAGAAAGCGCCATTCGAGGGTTCGCCAAGAAGCGCGGTATACTTGAAGAGCCCGAGGTCGCAATTCCTTGGATGAAGGGGAAAACACCAGGTGGCGGACGGGTTCAGGCATAG
- a CDS encoding type II toxin-antitoxin system RelE/ParE family toxin, whose protein sequence is MKQITYIREAIQALSKMPANTSRLIRSKLNQYAEDPASLGNNVIVMAGTMKVFRRMRVGDWRIIFKETGEVIAVEKIASRGGVYD, encoded by the coding sequence ATGAAGCAGATCACCTATATCCGCGAAGCAATCCAGGCCTTATCAAAGATGCCAGCCAACACGTCAAGGCTGATCCGGTCCAAGCTTAACCAGTACGCTGAAGACCCTGCAAGCTTAGGAAACAATGTGATTGTTATGGCAGGCACCATGAAAGTATTTAGGCGCATGCGAGTTGGTGATTGGAGGATAATATTTAAGGAAACTGGCGAAGTGATTGCCGTTGAAAAGATTGCCTCACGTGGAGGGGTCTACGACTAG